A part of Methanomassiliicoccaceae archaeon genomic DNA contains:
- a CDS encoding iron ABC transporter permease, with product MPDEKGLVEAYRHNLFLKVVFIISCFAVLMLVIGYSLAVGQGITVSESYEIMMKHLAGEIYPLRSEMWWKDYFIWNNVMPRVVVGIIGGCGLAACGAVMQSIMSNPLADPYTTGISSGACFGAVASLIAGVSFASLGSGYTTVTNAFIGALVPTMIVILISRRINATPATLILIGVAISYFFNAAVTLMMVTATAEDLQAAYLWQVGTLTGMTWSSVPLMLVITAAGSAVAMLFSKNMNLLTMGENSAKSMGLDVEQFRMLCLIMVAVMTAAIVSFTGILGFVGLISPHITRLVIGSDNRVVIPASMIVGALMLVSCDLISRLVSNITDIPVGVVLSLLCSPIFLLMVTGLKRGRGVY from the coding sequence TTGCCTGACGAAAAGGGGCTCGTCGAGGCATACCGTCACAATCTGTTCCTCAAAGTCGTTTTCATAATATCATGCTTCGCCGTGCTTATGCTGGTCATAGGTTACTCCCTGGCGGTCGGCCAGGGAATCACCGTGTCAGAGTCGTACGAGATAATGATGAAACATCTTGCCGGAGAGATATATCCGCTCAGGTCCGAAATGTGGTGGAAGGACTACTTCATCTGGAACAATGTGATGCCTCGCGTGGTCGTCGGAATAATAGGCGGCTGCGGTCTGGCTGCATGTGGAGCCGTCATGCAGAGCATCATGAGCAATCCTCTGGCCGATCCCTACACCACGGGGATATCTTCAGGTGCCTGCTTCGGTGCGGTGGCATCCCTGATAGCAGGAGTCTCGTTCGCATCGCTGGGCAGCGGATACACCACCGTGACCAATGCTTTCATAGGCGCATTGGTTCCGACTATGATCGTCATACTGATAAGCAGGCGCATAAACGCGACCCCCGCAACACTGATTCTGATAGGGGTCGCGATATCTTACTTCTTCAATGCGGCCGTGACTCTCATGATGGTTACTGCGACCGCCGAGGATCTGCAGGCCGCATATCTCTGGCAGGTCGGAACCCTGACAGGCATGACATGGAGCAGCGTACCGCTGATGCTGGTCATAACGGCGGCGGGTTCCGCCGTGGCGATGCTGTTTTCCAAAAACATGAATCTGCTCACGATGGGAGAGAACAGCGCAAAGAGCATGGGTCTGGACGTTGAACAGTTCAGAATGCTGTGCTTGATTATGGTGGCGGTAATGACGGCTGCCATCGTGAGTTTCACAGGCATACTGGGTTTTGTAGGTCTCATATCCCCTCACATCACCAGGCTGGTGATAGGTTCGGACAACAGGGTGGTCATTCCCGCTTCCATGATTGTCGGCGCGCTGATGCTGGTCTCATGCGATCTCATCTCGCGTTTGGTGTCAAATATTACAGACATCCCCGTTGGCGTGGTCCTGTCCTTGCTGTGCAGCCCGATATTCCTGCTGATGGTGACCGGATTAAAGAGAGGGAGGGGCGTGTACTGA
- a CDS encoding iron ABC transporter permease produces MVHEQIYGFVEKYCHENHKKIVFTITCLILAIFVFFLTISIGKYELSFGESYRIFVDNLFGNGQATTENMIIWEYRVPRALMGIFVGASLAVGGAVMQNLMMNPLAEPYTMGISSGAFLGAVLSITCGISIIPFLGGDDATVLNAFILSLAPVFLIVAISKFRKTTPTTMILCGVAIMYAFSSVSTMLMVLADPEHLSDAYSWRVGVLGKASWDSLMLVTPSMTILIAILLLFAGKINTMSIGDKGAISLGTDPYRTRLVCLVLVALLTAFAVSFTGTIGFVGLVAPHIVRTFIGSNNTYLLPACAGFGGIFLLVMDSIAKVISETGLPVGVISAMVGGPLFIYILVQRKRRIWY; encoded by the coding sequence ATGGTTCATGAGCAGATCTATGGATTCGTGGAGAAGTATTGCCACGAGAATCACAAGAAAATCGTTTTTACAATAACCTGTCTGATACTAGCCATATTTGTCTTTTTCCTGACAATCTCCATCGGAAAATACGAGCTGTCTTTCGGCGAGTCGTATAGGATATTTGTCGACAATCTTTTCGGAAACGGTCAGGCTACAACAGAGAACATGATCATCTGGGAATACCGTGTCCCCCGAGCCCTCATGGGCATATTCGTCGGGGCATCGCTGGCAGTGGGCGGCGCGGTCATGCAGAACCTGATGATGAACCCGCTTGCGGAACCGTATACCATGGGCATTTCGTCCGGTGCCTTCCTCGGTGCCGTGCTGTCGATAACATGCGGTATATCCATCATCCCGTTCCTCGGCGGAGACGACGCCACGGTATTGAACGCATTCATCCTTTCGCTCGCGCCGGTATTTCTGATCGTAGCAATATCCAAATTCAGAAAGACCACGCCTACGACCATGATACTGTGCGGGGTGGCCATAATGTACGCATTCAGTTCGGTATCGACGATGCTGATGGTCTTGGCGGACCCTGAGCATCTCTCGGACGCATATTCGTGGCGCGTCGGAGTCCTCGGTAAGGCCTCGTGGGACAGCCTGATGCTGGTAACTCCCTCGATGACGATCCTCATTGCGATATTGTTACTCTTCGCGGGAAAGATCAATACGATGTCCATAGGAGACAAGGGAGCAATCTCGCTGGGCACAGACCCATACCGGACCAGGCTCGTCTGCCTGGTCCTGGTCGCGTTGCTTACGGCATTCGCTGTCAGCTTCACCGGCACGATCGGATTCGTCGGCCTCGTGGCCCCACATATAGTCAGGACGTTCATTGGATCGAACAACACGTATCTTCTGCCGGCATGTGCGGGATTCGGAGGCATATTCCTCCTTGTGATGGACTCAATAGCCAAAGTGATAAGCGAGACCGGGCTACCCGTAGGTGTCATATCCGCGATGGTCGGGGGCCCCCTCTTCATATACATACTGGTACAGAGGAAGCGCAGGATATGGTACTGA
- the cobN gene encoding cobaltochelatase subunit CobN: MEEPAREISLERKWDIELFCVNGEDVDDDPLLYQELVRRSKVADLTIIRSMAEPSRMKRFAQFENVLRECPGYVMSYAGNVEVRLMYRDLFKGSDEDFKLLGEYIGNRGRENDKGILQWLNNKLTGDGAVPEPIKNREDGIYHPDYSRDVDLKDYLEHLVPGRPTVGILYTSNLWIYNNQEHIDMLIRKLESIEVNVIPVFFSTRVSSSEGSGGTLSVVEKYLMDGKKCRVNAIIMATPFSQLNNSRDCTGIYTPDEQNFYHYLTDVPVIQAMTVGGHFSDYEESASGLSNGELKMSVVWPEVDGQIITVPIGSNEGCLGGTKRYSPVEDRIEHLSNAVKCWAKLSMKPASERKVAILMYQSRPESGRIGNAAGLDTIESVNDMLIRFDRQGYTVNHVPLNGRALIDEILDNITNDLEWSSPERVREKAADMADLREYRRYYSELSEFNRRLMEENWGKPPGTICVEDGKFVIPGLLNGNIFIGYQPLRSWANQMESVYHDPVVPMPHQYLMFYRWLKFDFGTDIVFHMGTHGTLEWLPGKSVGLSSKCFPDIVLDGIPHIYPYIIDDPGEGIQCKRRSEAVLIGHMCPAMARAGSYDELSAIDNALQEYFKARNSSDGKRMALVERVLNGVREAKMFGDLDISENISAEEFEGRLDDLHAYLTDIRDALIRDGLHILGRAPEGDRFDEMIYSIMRLKNGDVPSLRDSFAEVRGYNMDVLLDNPSEVREGELNSVVIDSLEKDLLDLLTAMRCADYEKDSCMRLAEEAAGGMSPGFGSSIAYICDSLARNIMRMTDEMDNLIHGCNGGYVLPGPSGAPTRGNAHILPMGRNYYGIDPDIVPPPSSWEIGKKMADQMVERYIDETGHYPREVGFIIWATDTMKTNGDDVAYILWLMGIRPVWSNVGGQVVGLEPVPLSELGRPRIDVTVRITGLFRDTFPNLIDLIDDAVKMAAGLDESEEENYLAANLRRDIVEGIEKGLPAEQVKKEGLVRIFGCPPGGYGPGVNHAVETGDWKTVQDLADIYITWGSYAYGRGMTGESMRDQFVKRFGKVGVTVKNMPDREIDVLDMDDVYGYLGGLNSFVRAYGKKDAISLIGDGSNPDKVRLRSTREELQFVFRSKVLNPKFIEGLKRHGYRGVAEVANLTEYMFGWDATSETVDDWMYEKLAEKYLFDDDTREWMKDENPHAMMDMMNRLMEACDRGMWDADPKTLEKMKEIFLGLEERIEEVNDR, encoded by the coding sequence ATGGAAGAGCCCGCAAGGGAAATATCCCTGGAGAGAAAATGGGACATAGAACTGTTCTGCGTTAACGGGGAAGATGTGGACGATGATCCGCTGTTGTACCAGGAACTTGTACGCAGGTCCAAAGTTGCAGATCTGACAATAATTAGATCCATGGCCGAACCGTCACGGATGAAGAGATTCGCCCAATTTGAAAATGTGCTCAGAGAATGCCCCGGCTATGTCATGTCCTATGCCGGGAACGTAGAAGTGCGCCTCATGTATCGCGATTTGTTCAAGGGCTCCGATGAAGATTTCAAACTGTTGGGGGAATATATCGGAAACAGGGGCAGAGAGAACGACAAGGGCATCCTGCAATGGCTGAACAACAAGCTTACCGGCGATGGGGCCGTCCCGGAACCGATTAAAAACAGAGAGGACGGCATATATCATCCGGATTATTCCAGAGACGTGGACCTGAAGGATTATCTGGAACATCTGGTCCCCGGCCGTCCTACCGTCGGGATACTGTACACATCTAATCTGTGGATATACAACAATCAGGAGCATATCGATATGCTCATCAGAAAGCTTGAATCAATAGAGGTCAACGTCATCCCGGTTTTCTTCAGCACGAGGGTCAGCAGCTCCGAGGGGAGCGGGGGCACTCTTTCGGTGGTTGAAAAATATCTTATGGACGGAAAAAAGTGCAGGGTGAACGCAATTATAATGGCAACCCCGTTCTCACAGCTCAATAACTCCAGAGACTGCACGGGCATCTACACTCCCGATGAACAGAACTTCTATCATTACCTGACGGACGTCCCGGTCATACAGGCCATGACGGTGGGCGGCCACTTTTCAGATTACGAAGAGAGCGCTTCCGGACTGAGCAACGGCGAACTGAAGATGAGCGTGGTCTGGCCGGAGGTCGACGGTCAGATCATCACCGTGCCGATCGGTAGCAACGAGGGATGCCTGGGCGGAACGAAGAGGTATTCTCCGGTAGAGGACAGGATAGAGCATCTTTCCAACGCAGTAAAATGCTGGGCCAAACTGTCCATGAAACCAGCCTCCGAGCGTAAGGTTGCAATTCTGATGTATCAATCCCGTCCGGAATCGGGGCGCATAGGGAACGCTGCGGGCCTCGACACCATCGAAAGTGTGAACGACATGCTCATAAGATTCGACAGGCAGGGCTATACCGTGAATCACGTGCCCCTGAACGGAAGGGCCCTTATCGATGAGATTTTGGACAATATCACGAACGACCTTGAATGGTCTTCCCCCGAAAGAGTGAGGGAAAAGGCTGCAGACATGGCCGACCTGAGGGAATATAGGCGGTACTACTCGGAACTGTCCGAGTTCAACAGACGGCTGATGGAAGAAAATTGGGGAAAGCCTCCCGGAACTATATGCGTCGAAGACGGCAAATTCGTTATCCCCGGCCTGCTGAACGGCAACATATTCATCGGTTATCAGCCCCTGAGATCTTGGGCCAACCAGATGGAGTCTGTTTATCATGATCCCGTGGTGCCGATGCCCCATCAATATCTGATGTTTTACAGATGGCTCAAGTTCGACTTTGGAACGGACATCGTCTTTCATATGGGGACGCACGGAACTCTGGAGTGGCTCCCTGGCAAGAGTGTCGGATTGTCTTCGAAATGCTTTCCGGACATCGTGCTCGACGGGATCCCGCACATCTATCCATACATCATCGACGATCCTGGAGAAGGAATTCAGTGCAAGAGGCGTTCTGAGGCCGTGCTTATAGGGCACATGTGCCCTGCGATGGCTCGGGCGGGCTCGTACGACGAGTTGTCCGCGATTGATAACGCTCTGCAGGAATACTTCAAAGCGAGGAATTCCAGCGACGGAAAGAGAATGGCGCTTGTAGAGCGTGTTTTGAACGGCGTCCGCGAAGCCAAAATGTTTGGGGACCTGGATATTTCCGAAAACATTTCTGCGGAGGAATTCGAAGGCCGCCTCGACGATCTGCACGCATATCTTACGGATATCAGAGATGCGTTGATCCGGGACGGGCTCCATATACTGGGGAGGGCCCCGGAAGGAGACCGTTTCGACGAGATGATATATTCCATCATGAGATTGAAAAACGGAGACGTCCCCTCGCTCAGAGATTCTTTTGCAGAGGTACGGGGATACAATATGGATGTCCTTCTCGACAATCCATCCGAGGTCCGCGAGGGCGAGCTGAACTCCGTTGTTATCGATTCTCTGGAAAAAGACCTGCTTGACCTGCTGACCGCAATGAGATGCGCTGATTATGAAAAGGACAGCTGCATGAGACTTGCGGAAGAGGCGGCCGGAGGCATGTCACCTGGCTTCGGGTCTTCGATAGCCTATATCTGCGATTCCCTGGCAAGGAACATCATGAGGATGACTGACGAAATGGACAATCTTATCCATGGGTGTAACGGAGGTTACGTCCTCCCGGGCCCTTCTGGAGCCCCAACCAGGGGGAACGCCCATATACTTCCGATGGGCAGGAATTATTACGGCATCGATCCGGACATCGTCCCTCCGCCTTCCTCTTGGGAGATCGGTAAAAAGATGGCCGACCAGATGGTCGAACGCTATATTGACGAAACGGGGCACTATCCCCGCGAGGTCGGTTTCATCATATGGGCGACCGATACCATGAAGACCAACGGCGACGACGTCGCTTATATACTATGGCTGATGGGCATAAGGCCCGTGTGGTCCAATGTTGGCGGGCAGGTCGTCGGGCTGGAGCCCGTTCCCCTGTCTGAGCTGGGGAGACCACGCATAGACGTGACCGTCCGCATCACGGGATTGTTCAGGGATACTTTCCCTAACCTTATCGACCTGATAGACGACGCAGTAAAAATGGCGGCCGGCCTGGACGAGTCCGAAGAAGAAAACTACCTAGCGGCGAACCTGCGCAGAGATATCGTAGAGGGAATAGAGAAGGGACTGCCGGCGGAACAGGTCAAAAAGGAGGGCCTTGTGCGCATTTTCGGCTGCCCGCCGGGAGGGTATGGCCCTGGCGTTAACCACGCCGTGGAAACTGGCGATTGGAAGACCGTGCAGGACCTTGCTGACATCTACATCACCTGGGGGAGCTATGCTTACGGGCGCGGCATGACCGGAGAGAGCATGAGGGACCAGTTCGTCAAGAGGTTCGGCAAGGTCGGCGTGACCGTGAAGAATATGCCGGACAGGGAGATCGACGTGCTGGACATGGATGATGTGTACGGGTATCTCGGAGGGCTCAACTCTTTTGTGAGAGCATACGGCAAAAAGGACGCGATATCTTTGATCGGCGACGGTTCGAATCCCGACAAGGTTAGGTTGAGAAGCACCAGAGAAGAGCTTCAGTTCGTTTTCAGGAGCAAAGTGCTAAATCCGAAATTCATAGAGGGGTTGAAACGGCACGGTTACAGGGGGGTTGCAGAGGTAGCCAACCTTACTGAATACATGTTCGGATGGGACGCCACTTCCGAAACAGTAGATGACTGGATGTACGAGAAGCTTGCCGAGAAGTATCTGTTCGACGACGATACGCGCGAATGGATGAAGGACGAAAATCCTCACGCCATGATGGACATGATGAACCGCCTCATGGAGGCCTGCGACAGGGGTATGTGGGACGCCGACCCGAAAACACTCGAGAAAATGAAGGAAATATTCCTGGGCCTGGAAGAGCGTATCGAAGAGGTCAACGACCGCTGA
- a CDS encoding AAA family ATPase, with product MDRLLFPFVSIVGQKEMKKALLLNVVDPSIGGVLIKGEKGTAKSTAVRSLSQILPWRMSAEGCAFNCDPSLPGRLCPYCKEKILSGKDLRSVNVRMRVVELPLSATEDRVSGTLDIEHILKTGERKFDPGVLAQANGNVLYIDEVNLLDDHIVDLLLDSAAMGVNYVEREGVSFSHPSRFILVGTMNPEEGDLRPQLLDRFGLSVEVKGDRDTDERMEVVRRRLEFDTNPEKYTEKYGAESEQLTSRLSKAREILPDVSVDDDVLRAIVNMTINLGIDGHRADITMVKASKANAAMDGRVRVTKEDVREAAPLALSHRMRRRPFEEEAFDKEELDRCMQTI from the coding sequence ATGGACAGATTACTTTTCCCGTTCGTCTCGATCGTAGGTCAAAAAGAAATGAAAAAAGCACTGCTGCTCAACGTTGTGGACCCGAGCATCGGAGGCGTACTCATAAAGGGTGAAAAGGGAACGGCGAAATCGACGGCCGTCAGATCGCTTTCGCAGATCCTTCCCTGGCGTATGTCGGCGGAGGGATGCGCGTTCAACTGCGACCCTTCGTTGCCCGGCAGGCTGTGCCCCTACTGCAAAGAGAAGATCCTTTCAGGAAAGGACCTGAGGTCCGTAAATGTCAGAATGAGGGTTGTGGAACTCCCTCTGAGCGCCACGGAGGATCGAGTCTCGGGCACTCTGGATATCGAACACATCCTCAAGACGGGGGAAAGGAAGTTCGATCCCGGAGTACTTGCACAGGCCAACGGGAATGTGCTCTATATAGACGAGGTGAACCTTCTGGACGACCACATCGTAGATCTATTGCTCGATTCAGCGGCAATGGGAGTCAATTATGTGGAAAGAGAAGGGGTCTCCTTCTCTCATCCTTCTAGATTTATTCTGGTTGGTACGATGAATCCGGAGGAGGGGGACCTCAGACCGCAGCTTTTGGACAGGTTCGGGTTGTCCGTCGAAGTAAAAGGGGACAGAGACACCGACGAACGCATGGAGGTCGTCCGAAGAAGGCTTGAGTTCGACACAAACCCGGAAAAATATACTGAAAAATACGGGGCAGAGTCGGAACAGCTGACGTCCAGGCTGTCAAAGGCCCGGGAAATCCTTCCGGACGTTTCGGTGGACGACGATGTTCTGAGAGCGATAGTGAACATGACGATAAACCTGGGCATCGATGGCCACAGGGCAGATATCACAATGGTTAAAGCGAGCAAGGCCAACGCTGCCATGGACGGGAGGGTCCGCGTAACCAAAGAGGACGTCAGGGAGGCGGCCCCTCTGGCACTTTCTCATCGTATGCGGCGGCGCCCGTTCGAGGAAGAAGCATTCGACAAAGAGGAACTCGACAGATGTATGCAGACTATATGA
- a CDS encoding VWA domain-containing protein translates to MYADYMSGLPFTAIYGMDDPKKAVLCSMVNPRIRTVLIMGCSGSAKTALSRATGALMGREVVNVPLNVTEEQLFGGMDIEATLREGRPVVQNGIMHRADGKILYVDDINLLDQKIAAALTDCILNGKVVLEREGISAEYECKITLIATMNPLGPEMSSHLTDRFDLCAYSVFPEDESGRKEVLRRNIEYQKGAASFSEMYGDEESLLRSKVERAQSILPIVKMSDDLLGVIVELAAKVSAEGFRGDLAIINASMALAALNGRDEVTRKDVEEVAALCLVHRRNTSPEPPERREQEQEQEGQDEEREPRRDEGQRQESNGEGQDHGAEEPPDRGESSDSEEPGPERTAEDILFEVGEQFRVIDYIHGTGRKVRKTSSRKGRREAAESSDTTGRYICSRCPEGKAKDIALDATIRAAAPYQRSRDHGDLAISINGQDIREKVRERQSGCTILFLVDASGSLGVRKRMSAVKGAVLSMLQDSYVKRDKVGLMAFRRDSAELILPPTRSAEYGYRKLAEMPTGGKTPLAEALVSAGKVMTSYSRSHPGEMCYIVVITDGRANVPIDRGADANEEVIKLASKMSIPQVDWIVIDAGSGYVRFDNAEKLAMELEGTYFRLDDLNSDRLAENIRAVIR, encoded by the coding sequence ATGTATGCAGACTATATGAGCGGGCTTCCTTTCACTGCCATATATGGCATGGACGACCCGAAAAAAGCAGTGCTTTGCTCCATGGTCAACCCCCGCATACGTACGGTTCTGATAATGGGATGTTCGGGATCTGCAAAGACTGCTCTTTCCAGGGCGACGGGCGCCCTGATGGGCAGGGAGGTCGTGAACGTGCCACTCAATGTTACAGAGGAGCAGCTGTTTGGCGGAATGGACATCGAGGCCACCCTCAGAGAGGGAAGGCCCGTGGTACAGAATGGGATCATGCACCGGGCAGACGGGAAGATACTGTACGTAGATGACATAAATCTCCTAGATCAGAAGATCGCCGCGGCACTGACCGACTGCATACTGAACGGAAAGGTGGTTCTGGAAAGAGAAGGAATATCCGCCGAGTACGAATGCAAAATCACCCTGATCGCAACGATGAACCCGCTGGGTCCCGAAATGAGCTCGCATCTGACCGACCGTTTCGATCTGTGCGCATACTCTGTCTTTCCCGAGGATGAGAGCGGAAGAAAAGAGGTGCTCCGCAGGAATATAGAATATCAAAAAGGAGCCGCATCGTTCTCCGAAATGTACGGGGATGAGGAATCTTTGCTCAGGTCTAAGGTCGAGAGGGCCCAATCTATTCTTCCCATCGTAAAGATGTCCGACGACCTTTTGGGCGTAATCGTCGAGCTCGCCGCAAAGGTATCCGCAGAAGGTTTCCGCGGCGACCTGGCAATAATCAACGCCTCCATGGCTCTGGCAGCCCTCAACGGACGGGACGAGGTAACCAGAAAGGATGTGGAAGAGGTGGCGGCACTGTGCCTGGTTCACCGCCGCAATACTTCTCCCGAACCTCCGGAGCGGCGGGAGCAGGAGCAGGAGCAGGAGGGACAAGATGAAGAAAGGGAGCCTCGCAGAGACGAAGGGCAGCGGCAGGAAAGCAATGGAGAGGGACAAGATCACGGGGCCGAAGAACCGCCCGATCGGGGTGAGAGCTCCGACTCCGAGGAACCGGGCCCCGAACGGACGGCAGAGGATATCCTTTTCGAAGTCGGAGAGCAGTTCAGAGTTATCGACTATATTCACGGGACCGGTCGCAAGGTCCGAAAGACATCTAGCAGAAAGGGCCGCAGAGAGGCCGCAGAAAGTTCGGACACGACAGGAAGATACATATGTTCCAGGTGTCCGGAAGGGAAAGCCAAGGACATTGCGTTAGATGCAACCATTCGTGCTGCGGCACCGTATCAGAGGTCCAGAGATCATGGAGATCTTGCGATATCGATAAATGGCCAGGATATCAGAGAGAAGGTTCGTGAAAGGCAATCCGGATGCACGATATTATTCCTTGTCGACGCCAGCGGTTCTCTGGGCGTCAGAAAGAGAATGTCAGCGGTAAAGGGCGCAGTCCTCTCGATGCTTCAGGACAGCTATGTAAAAAGGGACAAGGTGGGGCTGATGGCGTTCAGACGTGATTCTGCCGAGTTGATACTGCCGCCTACCAGGTCCGCGGAGTACGGGTATAGGAAACTGGCGGAGATGCCCACCGGGGGGAAGACCCCGCTCGCCGAGGCCCTGGTTTCGGCCGGAAAGGTCATGACATCGTATTCCAGGTCGCACCCAGGGGAGATGTGTTACATCGTGGTCATCACAGACGGCCGCGCCAACGTTCCGATCGATCGGGGCGCCGACGCCAACGAAGAGGTGATCAAACTGGCATCGAAGATGTCCATACCCCAGGTGGACTGGATCGTAATCGATGCCGGCTCCGGATATGTCCGTTTTGATAACGCCGAAAAGCTGGCAATGGAACTCGAGGGCACATACTTCAGGCTGGACGATCTGAACTCGGACAGGCTGGCAGAGAATATCAGAGCGGTCATCAGATAA
- the nifS gene encoding cysteine desulfurase NifS, with protein MSKKIYLDNAATTEVHPEVLEAMLPYLKDYYGNPSSIHGLAKYARDAREHARASVAELINAGPKEIYFTAGGTESDNWALKSVAFGNRSKGNHIIVSKIEHHAVMNTCEFLGKNGFDITYLDVDEFGRVNPEDVEKAVRPETILISVMYANNEIGTIEPIAEIGKIAREHGVLFHTDAVQAFGHVPIDVKAENIDLLSASGHKVYGPKGVGALYIRDGVKLEPLMHGGAQERGIRAGTENIPGIVGMGKAAEIAKRDMDKHIARETELRDHMMNRLLTEVPFTKLNGHRSERLSGNVNIAFRFVEGESVLMLLNHRGVFVSTGSACASGSLDPSHVLLAIGLKHEVAHGSVRFTLSYKTTEGDIDEAVDAVKESVARLREMSPLYADHIKNGTNKKEV; from the coding sequence ATGAGCAAAAAAATCTACTTGGACAACGCGGCGACGACGGAGGTGCACCCGGAAGTGCTGGAGGCAATGCTCCCCTATCTGAAGGACTATTATGGAAATCCGTCCAGCATCCATGGGTTGGCCAAGTACGCGAGGGACGCGCGCGAACATGCCAGAGCATCGGTGGCAGAGTTGATCAACGCCGGACCGAAGGAGATATATTTCACGGCCGGAGGGACCGAATCCGACAATTGGGCCCTGAAGTCCGTCGCATTCGGCAACCGCTCCAAAGGGAATCACATCATAGTTTCGAAGATCGAACATCATGCGGTAATGAACACATGCGAGTTCCTCGGGAAGAACGGCTTCGACATCACATATCTGGATGTCGACGAGTTCGGAAGGGTGAACCCCGAGGATGTCGAGAAGGCCGTCAGGCCGGAGACGATCCTCATATCCGTCATGTATGCAAACAACGAGATAGGGACGATCGAACCTATCGCCGAGATAGGAAAAATCGCAAGAGAGCACGGGGTCCTATTCCACACTGACGCTGTGCAGGCGTTCGGCCATGTGCCGATAGACGTAAAGGCAGAGAACATAGATCTCTTGAGTGCCAGCGGCCATAAGGTATATGGTCCCAAGGGGGTCGGGGCGCTCTACATAAGAGACGGCGTAAAGCTTGAGCCGCTAATGCACGGAGGTGCGCAGGAAAGAGGAATCCGTGCAGGTACCGAGAACATCCCGGGAATAGTCGGCATGGGAAAAGCGGCCGAGATAGCGAAGAGGGACATGGATAAGCACATAGCCAGGGAGACAGAGCTGAGAGACCACATGATGAATCGTCTTCTCACAGAGGTGCCATTCACAAAGCTTAACGGACACAGGTCCGAGAGGCTCTCCGGCAACGTCAACATAGCTTTCAGGTTCGTCGAAGGCGAGAGCGTGTTGATGCTTCTGAACCACAGGGGCGTATTCGTATCCACAGGTTCGGCATGCGCGTCCGGGTCCCTGGACCCATCCCACGTGCTTCTGGCCATAGGATTGAAACACGAAGTGGCCCACGGGTCGGTAAGGTTCACGCTCTCTTACAAGACGACAGAGGGCGATATCGATGAGGCGGTAGATGCGGTCAAGGAATCAGTGGCCAGGCTCAGGGAGATGTCTCCTCTGTACGCAGACCACATAAAGAACGGGACCAACAAAAAGGAGGTATGA
- the nifU gene encoding Fe-S cluster assembly scaffold protein NifU, whose product MYDGVYSEEVMDHFTNPRNVGEIENASGIGTVGNAKCGDIMRIFLDIDENHIIRDVKFKTFGCGAAVASSSMATEMVKGKTIDEALQITNKAVTKALGGLPQVKLHCSLLAEQAIRAALWDYAEKNGVVIEGLKKPKSDIGDHEDSE is encoded by the coding sequence ATGTACGACGGAGTATACAGCGAGGAAGTGATGGATCACTTCACAAACCCGAGAAACGTAGGGGAGATCGAGAATGCCAGCGGCATAGGCACTGTCGGTAACGCCAAGTGCGGGGACATAATGAGAATTTTTCTCGATATAGATGAAAATCATATCATCCGGGACGTCAAGTTCAAGACTTTTGGATGCGGGGCCGCGGTGGCCAGCAGCAGTATGGCGACCGAGATGGTGAAGGGCAAGACGATAGACGAGGCGCTTCAAATCACCAACAAGGCCGTGACCAAGGCCCTGGGCGGACTGCCGCAGGTCAAACTGCACTGTTCGCTGCTTGCCGAGCAGGCGATCCGCGCGGCCCTTTGGGATTACGCGGAGAAGAACGGCGTCGTGATAGAAGGGCTCAAAAAGCCCAAGTCGGACATAGGCGACCACGAAGATTCCGAATAA